One stretch of Microvirga lotononidis DNA includes these proteins:
- a CDS encoding LptA/OstA family protein, with translation MMSFTRAALALALLSPAPIDVAFAQAGKERAVGFGNFGSSKEPIKIDANKLDVFDKEGRAVFTGDVVAVQGESTMKCTIMTVFYDQRNQNGGQPAAPQATDDSAIKKIDCKGPVTIVSRTQVATGENATFDRGSNKIMLTGNATLSDGPNVTKGERVLYDINTGVANIETTPGGRVRALFVPGQGGPAPTGAGGAPAAGGAKPKPQQRPATN, from the coding sequence ATGATGAGTTTCACCCGCGCCGCCCTGGCCCTCGCGCTCCTCTCTCCGGCCCCCATCGACGTGGCCTTCGCCCAGGCCGGCAAGGAGCGGGCCGTGGGGTTCGGCAATTTCGGCTCGAGCAAGGAGCCCATCAAGATCGATGCCAACAAGCTCGACGTCTTCGACAAGGAGGGCCGTGCGGTCTTCACCGGCGACGTGGTGGCGGTCCAGGGCGAGAGCACCATGAAGTGCACGATCATGACCGTGTTCTACGATCAGCGGAATCAGAACGGCGGGCAGCCGGCGGCCCCGCAGGCGACCGACGACAGCGCCATCAAGAAGATCGATTGCAAGGGACCGGTCACCATCGTGTCGCGCACCCAGGTCGCGACGGGCGAGAACGCCACCTTCGACCGGGGCTCGAACAAGATCATGCTGACCGGCAACGCGACCTTGAGCGACGGGCCGAACGTCACCAAGGGCGAGCGGGTGCTCTACGACATCAATACCGGCGTGGCGAATATCGAGACGACGCCCGGTGGCCGGGTGAGGGCGCTCTTCGTTCCCGGCCAGGGCGGGCCTGCCCCGACCGGCGCCGGCGGAGCTCCGGCCGCAGGTGGGGCCAAGCCGAAGCCGCAGCAGAGGCCGGCCACGAACTAG
- the lptB gene encoding LPS export ABC transporter ATP-binding protein: MIDDEPVKPLFNRSQPGPSDVSLLEPRSVGTNPHVFHRTENEAVFGGPGILAVKGLQKSYRGRTVVQDAGLNVRAGEAVGLLGPNGAGKTTIFYMITGLVAADRGVISLDGHEVTGLPMYRRARLGIGYLPQEASIFRGLNVEDNIRAVLEIVEPSRKERERKLDALLDEFNITRLRKSPSIALSGGERRRCEIARALAGEPTFMLLDEPFAGIDPIAVGDIQNLVRHLTRRGIGVLITDHNVRETLGLIDRAYIIHSGRVLTEGTPDAIVSNEEVRRLYLGEDFRL; encoded by the coding sequence ATGATCGACGATGAGCCCGTGAAACCGCTTTTCAACCGTTCTCAACCCGGTCCTTCCGATGTGAGCCTCCTGGAACCCCGTTCCGTCGGGACGAACCCGCATGTCTTTCACCGCACGGAGAACGAGGCCGTGTTCGGCGGCCCGGGAATCCTTGCCGTCAAAGGTCTGCAGAAGAGCTATCGCGGCCGTACCGTGGTGCAGGATGCGGGCCTGAACGTGCGCGCGGGCGAGGCGGTCGGCCTGCTTGGGCCCAACGGCGCGGGCAAGACCACCATCTTCTACATGATCACCGGCCTCGTCGCCGCCGATCGGGGCGTCATCAGCCTGGACGGGCACGAGGTGACCGGCCTGCCCATGTATCGCCGCGCCCGTCTGGGCATCGGTTATCTCCCGCAGGAGGCCTCCATCTTCCGCGGCCTCAACGTGGAGGACAACATCCGGGCGGTGCTCGAGATCGTCGAGCCGAGCCGCAAGGAGCGCGAGCGCAAGCTCGATGCGCTCCTCGACGAGTTCAACATCACGCGCCTGCGCAAATCGCCCTCCATCGCCCTCTCGGGCGGCGAGCGGCGGCGCTGCGAGATCGCCCGGGCGCTGGCGGGCGAGCCGACCTTCATGCTCCTCGACGAGCCCTTCGCCGGCATCGATCCCATCGCGGTGGGCGACATTCAGAACCTCGTGCGGCACCTGACCCGCCGCGGCATCGGCGTGCTCATCACGGACCACAACGTCCGCGAGACCCTCGGCCTCATCGACCGCGCCTACATCATCCATTCCGGCCGCGTCCTGACCGAGGGCACCCCCGACGCGATCGTGTCGAACGAAGAGGTCCGCCGCCTGTATCTGGGCGAGGATTTCCGCCTCTAG
- a CDS encoding class I SAM-dependent methyltransferase, translating to MPTQNIYDDPDFFENYSRLERSREGLSGAAEWSSLRALLPDLSGRRIVDLGCGYGWFCRWARDHGAERVLGLDVSERMLTRATAMTSDPGIAYRRADLERLDLGTDTFDFAYSSLALHYIENLPGLLAELHRALLPGSTFVFSVEHPIVTAPIPAGWSVGADGRRTWPVDSYHEEGPRRTNWLAEGVIKQHRTLGTYLNLLIRLGFTIAHVEEWAPTHEQVAARPDWAEERERPMFLLIAAQR from the coding sequence ATGCCGACACAGAACATCTACGACGATCCGGATTTCTTCGAGAATTACAGCCGCCTGGAGCGTTCGCGGGAGGGGCTGTCCGGTGCGGCGGAATGGTCCTCGCTGCGAGCGCTGCTTCCTGATCTCAGCGGTCGCCGGATCGTCGACCTCGGATGTGGCTATGGTTGGTTCTGCCGCTGGGCGCGGGACCACGGTGCGGAGCGGGTGCTCGGCCTCGACGTGTCGGAACGCATGCTGACCCGAGCGACCGCCATGACGTCCGATCCAGGGATCGCCTATCGCCGTGCCGATCTCGAACGGCTCGATCTCGGGACCGACACGTTCGACTTCGCCTACAGCTCGCTTGCCCTGCATTACATCGAGAATCTGCCGGGTCTCCTGGCCGAGCTGCATCGCGCGCTCTTGCCTGGCTCGACATTCGTTTTCTCCGTCGAACATCCGATCGTGACGGCGCCGATTCCGGCGGGCTGGTCCGTCGGCGCGGACGGCCGCAGGACATGGCCGGTCGACAGCTACCACGAGGAAGGCCCGCGACGGACGAACTGGCTCGCCGAGGGCGTCATCAAGCAGCACCGCACGCTCGGCACCTATCTGAACCTCCTCATCCGCCTCGGCTTCACGATCGCGCATGTGGAGGAATGGGCTCCCACGCATGAGCAGGTCGCCGCGAGGCCCGATTGGGCGGAAGAGCGCGAACGTCCCATGTTCCTGCTCATTGCAGCTCAGCGCTGA
- the lptC gene encoding LPS export ABC transporter periplasmic protein LptC: protein MRSRAFKKARRHSRWVRLAKVAIPVGSLLGMASVGLVAYYNPFRQIENLSFGSIGVSGTNVTMDSPKLTGFKNDNRPYEVTASAATQDVRKPDLVQLKDLRARIVTDERGSVARLQADSGVLDTKKEQMRLRDNIVVTTDAGHEVKLRTAFVRFKAGAVASTDPVTVSFGNGTIEAEGLDVADNGKVMSFTGRVRTVIQPSGSTPSTPEAAGTGSTAPAPQQTSIRP, encoded by the coding sequence GTGCGGTCGCGCGCCTTCAAAAAGGCCCGTCGCCATTCCCGCTGGGTCCGCCTCGCCAAGGTGGCGATTCCCGTCGGCTCCCTGCTCGGCATGGCCAGCGTCGGCCTGGTGGCCTATTACAATCCCTTCAGGCAGATCGAGAACCTGAGCTTCGGCTCCATCGGGGTGAGCGGCACGAACGTCACCATGGACAGCCCGAAGCTGACCGGATTCAAGAACGACAACCGCCCCTACGAGGTGACGGCGAGCGCCGCCACGCAGGACGTGCGCAAGCCCGATCTCGTGCAGCTCAAGGATCTCAGGGCGCGCATCGTGACCGACGAGCGCGGCAGCGTCGCGAGGCTCCAGGCCGATTCCGGGGTCCTCGACACCAAGAAAGAGCAGATGAGGCTGCGCGACAACATCGTGGTCACCACGGATGCCGGCCACGAGGTCAAGCTTCGCACGGCCTTCGTGCGGTTCAAGGCCGGTGCTGTGGCCTCCACCGATCCCGTCACCGTGTCCTTCGGCAACGGCACCATCGAGGCGGAGGGGCTCGACGTCGCGGATAACGGCAAGGTCATGAGCTTCACGGGCCGCGTCCGTACGGTCATCCAGCCCTCAGGCTCCACCCCATCCACCCCGGAAGCTGCCGGCACGGGCTCCACGGCGCCTGCACCCCAACAGACAAGTATTCGTCCATGA
- the hpf gene encoding ribosome hibernation-promoting factor, HPF/YfiA family encodes MTLRVSGKNLDIGEALRSQVQDRVAGALSKYFDGGYSGHVTVTRDGTGYRTDCVLHLTSGMTLEASGAAPDAYASFDQTAGRLENRLRRYKQRLKGRSGPPTGRAGNGLEVAYSVLEAPGDDWIEEESYHPMVIAETTKPLHRLSVSDAVMQLDLTGAAALVFIHASTGRTNVVYRRGDGAIGWVDPPLPQP; translated from the coding sequence ATGACGTTGAGGGTGTCGGGGAAGAATCTCGATATCGGCGAAGCCCTTCGATCTCAGGTCCAGGATCGGGTGGCCGGGGCGCTGTCGAAATATTTCGACGGCGGCTATTCCGGCCACGTGACCGTCACCCGCGATGGGACCGGCTACCGGACCGATTGCGTGCTCCACCTGACCTCCGGCATGACCCTGGAGGCCTCCGGGGCTGCTCCGGACGCCTATGCCAGCTTCGATCAGACGGCAGGCCGGCTCGAGAATCGCCTGCGCCGCTACAAGCAGCGGCTCAAGGGGCGCTCCGGCCCTCCGACCGGCCGGGCGGGCAACGGCCTGGAGGTGGCCTATTCCGTCCTGGAAGCCCCCGGCGACGATTGGATCGAGGAGGAAAGCTACCACCCGATGGTGATCGCCGAGACCACGAAGCCCCTTCATAGGCTTTCAGTCAGCGACGCTGTGATGCAGCTCGATCTCACCGGGGCGGCCGCTCTCGTGTTCATCCATGCTAGCACCGGCCGCACGAACGTCGTATACCGCCGCGGCGACGGAGCGATCGGTTGGGTCGATCCGCCGCTCCCACAGCCTTGA
- a CDS encoding SIMPL domain-containing protein codes for MRLAAVAALATLSLAAPALAQTPTPREPTISVMGTGEAELKPDFARIHVTVATQADTVAQATSANNNATERVLARIQGLGIKREDIRTANFQVFQTPQQVGPDGKEMKTPKFSANHQLRITTRDLDGVGRLAGEILASGDMTFQAVTFGLDRQEEGGDKAREAAVRDARRQAEVYAAAAGVSLGRLLEIRDGSAQPFEPQPDMRMSMAMAKGAESVPIVPPATIRYTANVQLVWEMAGKP; via the coding sequence ATGCGCCTTGCCGCCGTCGCCGCCCTCGCGACCTTGAGCCTTGCCGCCCCGGCGCTCGCCCAGACGCCCACGCCGCGCGAGCCGACGATCAGCGTCATGGGAACGGGCGAGGCGGAGCTGAAGCCGGACTTCGCGCGCATCCATGTGACGGTCGCGACCCAGGCCGACACCGTCGCGCAGGCGACCTCCGCCAACAACAATGCGACGGAGCGGGTGCTTGCCCGCATCCAGGGCCTCGGCATCAAGCGGGAGGACATCCGGACAGCGAACTTCCAGGTCTTCCAGACGCCGCAGCAGGTCGGTCCTGACGGCAAGGAGATGAAGACGCCGAAATTCTCGGCCAACCATCAGCTGCGGATCACCACCCGCGACCTCGACGGCGTCGGTCGTCTGGCGGGCGAGATCCTGGCCAGCGGCGACATGACCTTCCAGGCGGTCACCTTCGGCCTCGACAGGCAGGAAGAAGGCGGGGACAAGGCCCGCGAGGCCGCCGTGCGTGACGCCCGCCGCCAGGCGGAAGTCTATGCCGCCGCCGCCGGCGTCTCACTGGGCCGCCTGCTGGAGATCCGCGACGGCTCCGCCCAGCCGTTCGAGCCGCAGCCCGACATGCGCATGTCCATGGCGATGGCCAAGGGCGCCGAGTCGGTCCCGATCGTGCCGCCGGCGACGATCCGCTACACGGCCAATGTCCAACTCGTCTGGGAGATGGCCGGGAAGCCCTGA
- a CDS encoding methyl-accepting chemotaxis protein, with product MSSLARLRRPSVRVRVATLSGVMVLGFAVIGAVFQAGRHEVEQALSAQQTYSALAEKANQFRGRADALKVTAGEWTASRLGHHGQSFMDQHKALAGQLDEMSAAAGAGLIEPEIDALKQHAAALIGQGSALNKLYVAVGTKPDEGAQGRLLRAEANLEKLVRPLTGSGEAITWRIWAAMLGMFNQEARARILLEESILGAFEVEQGRFTRALAQFSGDPKDKAAIESASVTFQEAFHAWSELEQQVSGQGEKLMGQFDLLVPVLDQLLTKVRTEAHKTEEQLTASQNRTFTLILWAMGATLLFGLVLNVLVGRSISLPLTRLQQAMRRLADGDAASEIPSTDATDEIGAMARTVLVFRDNARERERLTQEREGMAAIDADRAHRISNAIMAFDTSVEQILAEVRQVTGDLAKASGQLEGSANHVTQQAQIAGAASTRTAHNMSAVASAADELDASLAEVAAQTNASAQASERAVAEARGASNSMSTLSTATSQIGEVANLIRSIAAQTNLLALNATIEAARAGEAGKGFAVVASEVKDLAGQTAKATEEIARQIEAVQAASRETLVALGTVQASVEDLAGVVSTVAGTVSQQTAAVSEIARSVAQVSTEAQAGTSAIETTQGVASQSLEAAQGVADLSVLLESQAQRLGAEIGRFLQSVRAA from the coding sequence ATGTCGTCTCTTGCTCGTTTGAGGCGGCCGTCGGTGCGGGTGCGCGTCGCCACGTTGAGTGGCGTCATGGTGCTCGGCTTCGCGGTCATCGGTGCGGTTTTTCAGGCTGGCCGCCATGAGGTCGAACAGGCGCTGTCGGCGCAGCAGACCTATTCAGCCCTGGCCGAGAAGGCCAACCAGTTCCGGGGCAGGGCCGATGCCCTGAAGGTGACGGCCGGAGAATGGACGGCGAGCCGCCTCGGCCATCATGGCCAGTCCTTCATGGATCAGCACAAGGCCCTTGCTGGCCAGCTCGACGAGATGAGCGCCGCCGCCGGCGCCGGATTGATCGAGCCCGAGATCGACGCCTTGAAGCAGCATGCGGCGGCGCTGATCGGTCAGGGCAGCGCCCTCAACAAGCTTTATGTGGCGGTCGGCACCAAACCGGACGAAGGGGCCCAGGGGCGCCTTCTCAGGGCCGAGGCGAATCTGGAAAAGCTGGTACGTCCCCTCACGGGCAGCGGCGAGGCGATCACCTGGCGCATCTGGGCGGCCATGCTCGGCATGTTCAACCAGGAGGCCCGCGCCCGCATCCTTCTGGAGGAAAGCATCCTGGGCGCCTTCGAGGTCGAGCAGGGACGCTTCACCCGCGCGTTGGCCCAGTTCTCCGGCGATCCGAAGGACAAGGCGGCGATCGAATCCGCGAGTGTCACGTTCCAGGAAGCCTTCCACGCCTGGAGCGAGCTGGAGCAGCAGGTGTCCGGCCAGGGCGAGAAGCTGATGGGCCAGTTCGATCTGCTCGTCCCGGTTCTCGACCAGCTCCTGACCAAGGTCCGGACCGAGGCCCACAAGACCGAGGAGCAGCTCACCGCCTCGCAGAACCGCACCTTCACCCTGATCCTCTGGGCGATGGGCGCCACCCTGCTGTTCGGCCTGGTGCTCAACGTCCTCGTCGGCCGCTCGATCTCCCTTCCCCTGACCCGCCTCCAGCAGGCGATGCGGCGGCTGGCGGACGGCGATGCGGCGAGCGAGATTCCCTCCACCGATGCCACCGACGAAATCGGCGCCATGGCCCGCACCGTCCTGGTCTTCCGCGACAACGCCCGCGAACGCGAGCGGCTGACGCAGGAGCGCGAAGGCATGGCGGCCATCGATGCCGACCGGGCTCACAGGATTTCCAATGCGATCATGGCCTTCGACACGTCGGTCGAGCAGATCCTCGCGGAGGTTCGGCAGGTGACGGGCGATCTCGCGAAGGCATCCGGGCAGCTCGAGGGATCGGCCAATCACGTCACCCAGCAGGCGCAGATCGCGGGGGCGGCATCCACCCGCACCGCCCATAACATGTCGGCCGTCGCGAGCGCCGCGGACGAACTCGACGCGTCGCTTGCCGAGGTCGCGGCCCAGACCAATGCCTCCGCCCAGGCTTCCGAGCGCGCGGTGGCGGAGGCCCGGGGCGCGTCCAACAGCATGTCGACCCTTTCGACGGCCACGTCGCAGATCGGCGAGGTGGCGAACCTCATCCGCTCCATCGCGGCGCAGACCAACCTGCTGGCGCTGAACGCCACCATCGAGGCGGCCCGCGCGGGCGAAGCCGGCAAGGGCTTCGCCGTGGTGGCCTCCGAGGTAAAGGATCTCGCCGGCCAGACGGCCAAGGCGACCGAGGAGATCGCACGCCAGATCGAGGCCGTGCAGGCGGCCTCGCGCGAAACCCTGGTGGCGCTCGGCACCGTGCAGGCCTCCGTGGAGGACCTGGCCGGAGTCGTGTCCACGGTGGCCGGAACCGTCAGCCAGCAGACGGCGGCGGTGTCCGAGATCGCCCGGTCGGTAGCCCAGGTGTCCACGGAAGCCCAGGCGGGCACCTCCGCCATCGAGACGACGCAAGGCGTCGCCTCCCAGTCGCTCGAAGCAGCCCAGGGCGTGGCGGACCTGTCGGTTCTCCTGGAGAGCCAAGCCCAGCGCCTCGGCGCCGAGATCGGCCGGTTCCTTCAGAGCGTCAGGGCCGCATGA
- the trmD gene encoding tRNA (guanosine(37)-N1)-methyltransferase TrmD: MSFSATILTLYPDMFPGPLGMSLSGDALARGVWSLTAKNIRDHGLGRHRTVDDTPAGGGPGMVIRCDVLASAIDANVPPEDPRPRLLMSPRGKPLTQGYVRELAAGPGVVIVCGRFEGVDERVIEARGLREVSIGDYVLSGGEMAAMIVLDACVRLLPGVMGKEASGTEESFESNRLEYPHYTRPREWEGRPIPDVLLSGNHAKIERWRREESERITRERRPDLLE; this comes from the coding sequence GTGAGCTTTTCCGCCACCATTCTCACTCTTTATCCCGACATGTTCCCAGGTCCGCTCGGCATGTCCCTGTCGGGCGACGCGCTCGCACGCGGGGTCTGGTCCCTGACGGCGAAGAACATCCGCGATCATGGCCTCGGTCGGCACCGCACGGTGGACGATACGCCGGCGGGCGGCGGTCCCGGCATGGTGATCCGCTGCGATGTGCTGGCCTCCGCCATCGACGCCAATGTTCCGCCCGAGGATCCGCGTCCCAGGCTGCTCATGAGCCCGCGCGGAAAGCCGCTGACTCAAGGCTATGTGCGCGAGCTCGCGGCCGGCCCCGGCGTTGTCATCGTCTGCGGCCGCTTCGAGGGCGTCGACGAGCGGGTGATCGAGGCGCGGGGCTTAAGGGAAGTCTCCATCGGCGATTACGTGCTCTCCGGCGGCGAGATGGCCGCGATGATCGTGCTCGATGCCTGCGTGCGGCTGTTGCCCGGCGTCATGGGCAAGGAGGCCTCCGGCACCGAGGAGAGCTTCGAGTCGAACCGCCTCGAATATCCGCACTACACGCGCCCTCGCGAATGGGAGGGCAGACCCATTCCCGACGTGCTGCTCTCCGGCAATCATGCCAAGATCGAGCGCTGGCGCCGCGAGGAATCGGAACGCATCACGCGGGAGCGGCGGCCGGACCTGCTGGAGTAG
- the rpoN gene encoding RNA polymerase factor sigma-54: MNTMQRLELRHGQSLTMTPQLVQSIKLLQLSHAELAAYVEAELERNPLLQEGEAPGDAPIPSLADFLRAKQKADAAGPRIVPGPPPSRSEAVSTSAGQASAAAHSELNPEWGERLARAASLSEHLEAQLDLATADPKLRLIGEHLIRNLDEAGYLSEDLAELAARLRVTPEEVEGALRLIQSFEPSGVGARNLAECLAIQLRERDRLDPAMQALLSHLHLVARRDFAALRKVCGVDQEDLVDMLAEIRRLEPKPGQAFAAAAIDVLVPDVLVRTAPDGSLHVELNPDTLPRILLNRSYYTEVAKVVRKDEDRSFLSDCLQTASWLTRSLDQRAKTILKVAAEIVSQQEAFFRQGVSALRPMTLRSVAEAIGMHESTISRVAANKAIGTERGTHPMKFFFSAATGEGEHSARAVRHRVRQLIAAEGPDDVLSDEAIAQRLRSDGIQVARRTVAKYRESLRIPSSADRRRKNRIKT; the protein is encoded by the coding sequence ATGAATACGATGCAACGGCTGGAGCTGCGCCACGGTCAGTCCCTGACCATGACCCCCCAGCTCGTTCAATCCATCAAGCTGCTGCAGCTCTCCCATGCGGAACTCGCGGCCTATGTGGAAGCGGAGCTCGAGCGTAATCCCCTGCTGCAGGAAGGGGAGGCACCGGGCGATGCGCCGATCCCGAGCCTTGCCGATTTCCTGCGCGCCAAGCAGAAGGCGGATGCCGCCGGCCCCCGGATCGTTCCCGGCCCGCCTCCGTCCCGGTCGGAAGCCGTGTCGACGTCGGCCGGGCAGGCGTCGGCCGCGGCCCACAGTGAGCTCAACCCCGAATGGGGCGAGAGGCTCGCCCGGGCTGCGAGCCTGAGCGAGCATCTGGAGGCGCAGCTCGATCTCGCCACCGCCGATCCGAAGCTGCGCCTGATCGGCGAGCACCTGATCCGCAATCTCGACGAGGCCGGATACCTGAGCGAGGATCTGGCCGAGCTGGCCGCCCGGCTCCGGGTCACGCCCGAGGAGGTCGAGGGTGCCTTGAGGCTGATCCAGAGCTTCGAGCCGTCTGGCGTCGGCGCCCGCAATCTGGCCGAATGTCTCGCGATCCAACTGCGCGAGCGCGACCGGCTCGATCCGGCGATGCAGGCCCTCCTGTCCCACCTTCACCTCGTCGCCCGGCGGGATTTCGCCGCGCTGAGAAAGGTCTGCGGCGTGGATCAGGAGGATCTCGTCGACATGCTGGCCGAGATCCGTCGCCTGGAGCCCAAGCCGGGGCAGGCCTTCGCGGCTGCGGCCATCGACGTGCTCGTGCCCGATGTCCTGGTGCGCACCGCCCCGGACGGCAGCCTTCATGTCGAACTGAACCCGGACACCTTGCCCCGCATCCTGCTCAACCGCTCCTATTACACGGAAGTCGCCAAGGTGGTGCGCAAGGACGAGGACAGGAGCTTCCTTTCCGACTGCCTGCAGACAGCAAGCTGGCTGACCCGCAGCCTGGACCAGCGCGCCAAGACGATCCTGAAGGTCGCCGCCGAGATCGTCAGCCAGCAGGAGGCATTCTTCCGCCAGGGGGTGTCGGCCCTGCGTCCCATGACGCTGAGGAGCGTGGCGGAGGCCATCGGCATGCATGAATCCACCATCTCCCGCGTGGCGGCGAACAAGGCGATCGGGACCGAGCGCGGTACCCACCCGATGAAGTTCTTCTTCAGCGCCGCCACCGGGGAGGGCGAGCACTCGGCCCGGGCGGTCCGGCATCGGGTCCGGCAGCTGATCGCAGCGGAAGGCCCCGATGACGTGCTCTCCGATGAGGCAATTGCCCAGAGATTGAGATCGGACGGGATCCAGGTCGCCCGCCGTACGGTTGCGAAATATCGGGAATCCCTTCGCATCCCCTCTTCGGCCGACCGTCGCCGCAAGAACAGGATCAAGACCTGA
- a CDS encoding response regulator, whose protein sequence is MMAQTRCMIVEDQALLGMSLEAFLEDAGFAVAGVFMSNDQALQWLESDVPDVAILDIMIKDGTSLEIARALKSRGIPFMVYSGLPQKADGPPELRNVPWLEKPVSRETLLGVLDELIEVGHDRDGTHTAMLPPRE, encoded by the coding sequence ATGATGGCACAAACCCGCTGCATGATCGTCGAAGACCAAGCATTGCTCGGCATGTCCCTGGAGGCATTCCTGGAGGATGCCGGCTTCGCGGTGGCCGGGGTTTTCATGAGCAATGACCAAGCCCTGCAATGGCTCGAGAGCGACGTGCCGGACGTGGCGATCCTCGACATCATGATCAAGGATGGGACCTCCCTGGAAATCGCCCGTGCGCTGAAGAGCCGGGGCATTCCCTTCATGGTCTATTCCGGCCTCCCCCAGAAAGCCGATGGCCCTCCCGAGCTGAGGAACGTTCCCTGGCTTGAAAAGCCCGTCAGCCGGGAAACGCTGCTGGGCGTTCTCGATGAGTTGATCGAAGTCGGTCACGATCGGGACGGGACGCATACAGCCATGCTTCCACCGCGCGAATAA
- a CDS encoding ribonuclease D codes for MTVRFHRGDLPAGYKAGPAIAIDTETLGLNPHRDRLCVVQISTGDGTADVVQILKDGPLPENLIRVLSDESVLKIFHYARFDLAVIFHTFGIMPRPIYCTKVASRLVRTYTDRHGLKELVREQLGVELSKQQQSSDWGADTLTAAQLDYAASDVLHLHALKEKLDILLERENRLGIAHQCFGFLPTRAQLDLLGWAETDIFAHS; via the coding sequence ATGACAGTACGCTTCCATCGCGGTGATCTGCCCGCCGGCTACAAGGCCGGCCCGGCGATCGCCATCGACACCGAGACCCTCGGTCTCAATCCGCACCGCGATCGCCTGTGCGTGGTGCAGATCTCGACCGGGGACGGCACGGCGGACGTGGTGCAGATCCTCAAGGATGGGCCCCTGCCGGAGAACCTGATCCGTGTGCTCTCCGACGAGAGCGTGCTCAAGATCTTCCATTATGCCCGTTTCGACCTCGCGGTCATCTTCCACACCTTCGGCATCATGCCGCGCCCGATCTACTGCACCAAGGTCGCCTCGAGGCTCGTGCGCACCTATACCGACCGCCATGGGCTCAAGGAGCTGGTGCGCGAACAGCTCGGGGTGGAACTGTCGAAGCAGCAGCAATCCTCCGATTGGGGCGCCGACACCCTGACCGCGGCCCAGCTCGATTACGCGGCATCCGACGTGCTTCACCTTCACGCTCTGAAGGAAAAGCTCGATATTCTCCTGGAGCGGGAGAACAGGCTGGGCATTGCCCATCAATGCTTCGGCTTCCTGCCGACCCGGGCCCAGCTGGACCTCCTCGGGTGGGCGGAGACGGATATTTTCGCCCATTCTTGA
- a CDS encoding sigma-70 family RNA polymerase sigma factor encodes MSVENSLKQQMLNAIPHLRAFAISLSGSVDKADDLVQSTLLKGLSNFDKFQPGTSMQAWLFTILRNDFLTQTRRRKREVEDPEGSWAEKVAVMPDQGARLDFTDMLKALSKLPVDQREALLLVGAEGLSYEDAARICGTNIGTIKSRINRARNRLSEILKLDADRDLGPDKLVKAALFMHASP; translated from the coding sequence TTGTCAGTCGAAAACTCCCTGAAACAGCAGATGCTCAATGCCATCCCGCATTTGCGGGCCTTCGCCATTTCTCTCTCCGGGAGCGTCGACAAGGCAGATGATCTGGTTCAGAGCACGTTGCTCAAGGGATTGAGCAATTTCGACAAGTTCCAGCCGGGCACAAGCATGCAGGCTTGGCTCTTTACCATCCTGCGCAACGATTTTCTCACCCAAACACGCCGGAGAAAGCGCGAGGTCGAGGATCCGGAAGGCTCCTGGGCCGAGAAAGTCGCCGTGATGCCCGACCAGGGTGCGCGGCTCGACTTCACCGACATGCTCAAAGCCCTCAGCAAGCTCCCGGTCGATCAGCGCGAGGCCTTGCTGCTCGTCGGCGCGGAGGGCCTGTCCTATGAGGACGCGGCGCGGATCTGCGGCACCAATATCGGAACCATCAAGAGCCGGATCAACCGCGCCCGCAATCGCCTGTCGGAAATCCTCAAACTCGATGCGGACCGCGATCTCGGCCCTGACAAGCTGGTCAAAGCCGCCCTGTTCATGCACGCCTCGCCTTGA
- the ptsN gene encoding PTS IIA-like nitrogen regulatory protein PtsN, translating into MPLLDFLDPRAVLPALRVSGKKQALQELASQAALLTGLTDDAIYEALLQRERLGSTGIGEGIAIPHGKLPGLTRIFGLVARLEKPVDFEALDGQPVDVLFLLLAPEGAGADHLKALARVARVLREPGLIERVRATRDATALYAIMTELPKAA; encoded by the coding sequence ATGCCTTTGCTGGATTTTCTAGACCCTCGGGCCGTTCTGCCCGCCTTGCGCGTCAGCGGCAAAAAGCAGGCCCTTCAGGAACTGGCCTCCCAGGCGGCCCTCCTCACGGGCCTCACCGACGACGCCATCTATGAAGCTCTCCTGCAGCGCGAGCGCCTCGGCTCGACCGGGATCGGCGAGGGCATCGCCATCCCGCACGGCAAGCTGCCGGGCCTGACCCGCATCTTCGGCCTTGTGGCGAGGCTTGAGAAACCGGTCGATTTCGAAGCTCTCGATGGCCAGCCGGTGGACGTGCTCTTCCTGCTTCTGGCGCCCGAAGGGGCCGGAGCCGATCACCTGAAGGCCCTGGCGCGGGTGGCCCGGGTCCTGCGGGAGCCCGGATTGATCGAGCGGGTCAGGGCCACGCGGGACGCCACCGCGCTCTATGCCATCATGACGGAATTGCCGAAGGCGGCCTGA